One segment of Alligator mississippiensis isolate rAllMis1 chromosome 13, rAllMis1, whole genome shotgun sequence DNA contains the following:
- the LOC102559387 gene encoding hemoglobin subunit alpha, translating into MVLSMEDKSNVKAIWGKASGHLEEYGAEALERMFCAYPQTKIYFPHFDMSHNSAQIRAHGKKVFSALHEAVNHIDDLPGALCRLSELHAHSLRVDPVNFKFLAHCVLVVFAIHHPSALSPEIHASLDKFLCAVSAVLTSKYR; encoded by the exons ATGGTGCTGTCTATGGAGGACAAGAGCAACGTGAAAGCCATCTGGGGCAAGGCCTCCGGCCATTTGGAGGAATATGGCGCTGAGGCTCTGGAAAG GATGTTCTGCGCCTACCCCCAGACCAAGATCTACTTCCCGCATTTCGACATGAGCCACAACTCCGCCCAGATCCGGGCCCACGGCAAGAAGGTGTTTAGCGCTCTGCATGAAGCTGTCAACCACATCGATGACCTTCCAGGGGCTCTGTGCAGGCTGAGCGAGCTGCATGCCCACAGCCTGCGGGTGGATCCCGTCAACTTCAAA TTTCTGGCCCATTGCGTCCTGGTGGTTTTCGCCATTCACCACCCCAGCGCCCTGAGCCCGGAGATCCATGCCTCTCTGGACAAGTTCCTGTGTGCCGTGTCCGCCGTGCTGACCTCCAAGTACCGTTAG